The Lycium barbarum isolate Lr01 chromosome 4, ASM1917538v2, whole genome shotgun sequence nucleotide sequence tataaatattttaagtatatttattttagtaaacataacaaataaatgacatggcggaatagtaaatacaacagtttaatatttagattagatcttaggctaatataaaaaaagaaagaaaattgtatggtttgactacttaatcttttgaagaaaagcaatttcatttactcccactaatggattgatacgcacgtggcaatgaatccgtcattattgacttaatgagatactttggaaattacatgaatattgtttgattttttaatatggggtgcacttttttttttgacattattaatttgcactacttttatacatacatacatacattcatatacatatatatatatatatatatatatatatatatatatatatatatatatatatatatattgtagtttgtagtccatatctaaaactttattatattagtgtttactatgaatacaaagtttgcacttttttttttacattattttttttaatatggggttcactttttttttttttttttttttgatatttcttgattttgttaatatggggtccacttttttatcgtgagtttagagatggtgggttctactttttttttttttttttttatattgcttgatgcactatttttatgcattatatatatatatatatatatatatatatatatatatatatatatatatatatatatatatatatattatgttcaaaacacgattaatataacattgtagtttgtgctccgtatctaaaattttattatattagtatttgctacgaatacaaagtctacactttttttttaatatgggattcacttttttttttttttttatattgcttgaatttgtcaatatgggatactatgttcaaaacacgattaatataacattgtagtttgtgctccgtatttaaaactttattatattagtgtttgctacgaatacaaagtctgcattttttttttttgacattgtttggtTTTTTTAAtgtgggattcacttttttttttatattacttgattttgttaatatggggtccactttttttttttttttttttttttttttatatattggttggggttttttttttttttttatatattaattagtgtttaatatggggatcaTTTTTTTTAATGCCTAATGGACGACAAAGCATGGGTTGACACCCGTGCTTCTATatagatatattttttttaatgcctaacggacgacgaagcatggttgacacccatgcttctatatagtagtaatttgAGGCTATGGGTCGTTCCCTCCTTTGATTTCATATACAAATTTGTTATATACAACTGAAGCACAAGGATGATGAGCAGCTTACAGAAAAAGAGAAAAGAACAACAAATCAGGAATAgtgtcttttctttttctttccttgttATTTAGACTTCTAAAAGAGAGCTCTTATCCGGATAATGCTATGATTATAGGATATGGGTTGTTTCGTGATTTACATACAGATGTGTTTTGGTACTCTTTCGACTATACTTGATTCGCATCCCAAAAATAAAATACATGGCTCGTTGGAATTTATCACATTTAAAGGTATCTTCTTTTTCTTATAATTAAGGTGTTTAGATGGCTTAATTTAATTTCTTATGCATCCTATATGTACTACTTTTGATTTGTTGGTTTTGATTTCTTCTGTTGATTATTTCATGTAAGAAATtaaaatttctttattttttcgtGTATGCTCACCGGGGGAAGATAAATTGTCCCTGAATAGTGATGTTGACAATGAGTAATTGATTATTGCTTTCATTAACATTATTTCTCAAAGCATCTAAATACCAAAAGGTTTGATCTTATTTGAAAAATATTGTAGATATAGATAAAATTATACTCTTTTCTAGATAGAGTTGATTGATTGAGGAAAAAATTCAAATACTTAATTTTGTCATAAATAGTATGTTCCTCTTTTTAAACTACTGCGTCATCTTCATTTTCCAGGTATCAAATTTTCCTCCAcactaatgaatatggaaattttcGACATGAAGGGGTAAGCAAAGAACTCTTTTTATAATAATATtaagtattattattgttgttatttaaTTTTCCGGTCATTTTTATTGTAAGAATTTTCAACTCTTTTACCTTTaacttatgatattatgatattttgggtttgatATAGTATAGGTGTTAAAGGAGAAAGGAATAGCGATGATAAAGGGTATAAAAGAGTTGATCATAAAGATTTTGTAAACTTTTCAAATAAGTGGAAGCATTTGAATATTTCACAAATGAATTGTGAATAGTGTAGTTCAATTTGAAAACGATGTCAACGTAGTTTTACTTTTTTCATTTCGTTGTacttttccttcttctttttcctaAAGTAAATTAAAGTTAGACTGGCCGTAACTTCCGATAGTGTTGCTATGAAATTCAAGAACCAAAAAATGTATTCACATACATAAGAATTGGTATTCACATCCATATACTTCTCCCAGAACCAATTTATATTAACCGTTAAATGGAAAGAGTTTCAAAAAGAAATAGATGATAGATTTTGAGCAAATCAATGAAAACCAATATGAAATTAGTGTTCCCAGCTTTATTCAAAATCAGAAAAAAATAGTTAGAGGAAAATAATTGATTTTGCTAGTAATCTAGTGTGTACAACACCAATCAATAATCTAAGAAGAGTTAGAGGAAAATAATTGACACCACGTTGATTTTGGATAAGGGAATTAAGCGAAAGAGAATAATGTTTATGCTCTCTAGACTCAACTATGGTGTATTTAGGTTTACGGCTAAAATTAGTAAAGTACATGTGTTAAATGTTTAAAGCGAgttagttttaaaaaaataggATTATTTTAAGTTTTGGGCTTAGTTGACCGCTAGTCTAATTGATTATACTTATTTTTATGTCCTCGTGAAGCGCGGACAAAATTTCCTAGTGTATAATCTATTGAAAGTGCCCAAACTTCACAGCTTTAACATGAATACAAAATCACTTTATATGGGGAGACTTGCACGTGCTCGTCCTTACACAGACAAATTTACATTTAAATACTATATTTCATTTACAGCATTTTGATCGTATTCTGAAAGAAAATACCTTAAAAAAGATTAGGCCTTCACTTAACTCAATTGGTCAATCCCAAGCTAGCAAATTGGCTCAACGAATTTAATTACGTGCTCAACACCATCAATCTACATTATATATATCATAAAGACATCAATAATGGTCTAAGGCAAATAGACAATCGGTTTTAACCTACACATTGCTTAGGGTTATCTAGTAGTACtaatttaaaaaatgatttttaaaatatgaaaattaattaTCACTATAATTAACTTTTACtaggaaaataaaaggaaatataaAAACCTCAAAGTTCAAATGCCAAAAATAAAAGTCTTAATAACACAACACACACTGGAAAGCATTCAGAAAAGATATTAAACTGTAGAAATATAGGAAGGGTCACCAAACTTATGCGGAAAAAGCGAAAAACATTTGAATATAAATTTATTTTGTCTTCAAATTTTAAAGAATAAAGTTCATTGTAAATTGATTAAGCTAGAAAATGTAAAAGCAAGAATTACCATACCATtttacatttatttatttttttggaaaatttatTTGCATAATCAATTTTTGTTCATTCAACTTGATCGTAAATTAACCAATAGTCATCACTCATCTGAAGTTCTGAACATCCATTTATCTGCACAGTTGGACAAGCATTACTATTATTTTTTCTATGTTCCCAACAATTTTTTGGAATAAGGAAAATCAGGAGTTTAGCTTCATGGGAAGTGCAACAACCGTTCATGAACTTCCTTTTACAATTAATATAATTAAAACAGTCACAGAATTTGAAGAGGCTTATTAGAActatacctatatatacacaCTCTTTTTAATCCCTTTTAGTGTACTACTAAAATTATTCATTTACATTAATCTAAATTGTGATTAAAAGTAGAAGCAAAGATGCCATCTGGTCCAAAGAAGAGGAGAGCTACCAAGAAGAAGCAAGAAAAGGCACAGACAAAACAAGCTGATGGTAATTTTGTTCTTTAAAAAATTTCCATCCTGTTAATGTTATATTTTCTAATTCTGAATGTAAATAATTTATTCATATACTAATAATCTCGAATGTGCTCTACAATTCTCTACTACTTCTCTATTACAAGAAAATACTTAGTAGCGTCCCTATTTATAATAATACGGAACTTATTTTGATTAGAAACTGGAAAGTTTAATTCCTATACAAGTTCTAGTTTGTGTGATACTcttttctgattttgattttttCTATGCAGAGTTCACCTCAGTTTCTATTGTCAAAGTGACCATACCAATTGAAAAGTTAGCCAAAGAGGCTCATGATTTGCATGAAGCCAAGAACACAACAGGAGATGTTTCTCATAATTCTAAGGCTGCTGGAGATGAAAGTGCTACTGAAGAAACTGAAGTTTCCTTGTTGGATGTTGCATCTAATGAGGACCACGCAGTGTCTAAAGATGAACCACTTGTAGAATCTAGTGAAAACTTGAAAGGAAATGAATCTTGTGGAGTGGTGTGCAATGATACTACTAAGGAAACAGAACAATTGACTGTGGCACCTGAACAAAAATTTGATCAGATCCATGATTTATTGTCTGAAGCCCCGAATACGAAAGAAATGCTTGAGAAGAACTATGATCTATTGTCTGTTAATGACACTACTATGCTGTTGGTATCAAATGAAGCAGCTTCTGTTGGCAAGGAATTGGAAGTTGCTGAATGCCTAACAGGAAAATTTCCTGATGAGTTAGAGGATGCTGCATCTGTAGTTGAGAGTGCTATTGAAGAAAAAGAAGTGTCCTTACTGAAAGTTACTTGTAATGAGGACAATGAAATGTCTAATGATGAAACTGTTGTGCCTCAGAATGCTGGTTGCATCAATGAAAGCGTAGATTCTGGTGAAAAGCTGAAAGATAATGAATCAGTCGAGGAAAAGAAAGACACCGCTCCATTAGTCCCCGTGACCGTGGTGTCCAATGATGGTGTCAAGGAAGTAGGAAGCACCTCAAAGTTCAATGAGCTATTGTCTGTTGTGTCCAACCTTAGTAAGGGAAATGACAGTATTAAGGAAGAAATAGCAGACACTACTCTAGTGGCCTTAGGTGGGTCCAATGTTAGTAAGGACATAGAGAGCAGTTTTATCTTCCATGATCTGTCTGGGGAGTCAGTTGAAGGAATGAAAGTCACTGCTCAACTAGTCTCCGACAAAGACTCAGCGTTCATTCTTCCTAGGGTGGGATTACCAGTTGTTTTAGCCCTTCAATCATCAAATGAATGTGTTGAAAACACTGGCTGCTTTCCTGCTCCCGAGATACCATTTGACTCCATATGAATGCATGCAGTGTCCTCAAGTACAGTTTCTCCAGCTACCGAGAATCAAGTTTACTTTGCTTGTCCTATGGTACGTTTCCCTAGTAAAAGTGTTTTTTCTTTACTCTCTTTTGTGTGTTTTATTTGGTTGCAGTCTCTTGGCAGTCCTGTTAAGCTGATTATTTGGTTAATTTTGCAGCATTGTAACACTGAATGTAGTTTTCCTCAGTGGC carries:
- the LOC132637844 gene encoding uncharacterized protein LOC132637844; the encoded protein is MPSGPKKRRATKKKQEKAQTKQADEFTSVSIVKVTIPIEKLAKEAHDLHEAKNTTGDVSHNSKAAGDESATEETEVSLLDVASNEDHAVSKDEPLVESSENLKGNESCGVVCNDTTKETEQLTVAPEQKFDQIHDLLSEAPNTKEMLEKNYDLLSVNDTTMLLVSNEAASVGKELEVAECLTGKFPDELEDAASVVESAIEEKEVSLLKVTCNEDNEMSNDETVVPQNAGCINESVDSGEKLKDNESVEEKKDTAPLVPVTVVSNDGVKEVGSTSKFNELLSVVSNLSKGNDSIKEEIADTTLVALGGSNVSKDIESSFIFHDLSGESVEGMKVTAQLVSDKDSAFILPRVGLPVVLALQSSNECVENTGCFPAPEIPFDSI